AATCGTCGTTGCCGATTTAAACCAACCGTTGGTGCCGTCTGGTGTTATTGGGCTGGTTGAAAGTGTCGTTGTCGGCGGCACCGTATCGATATGAATAAGGATTGACATTGTCGCGGTGTTGGCCGCGCTGTCGGTTGACGTAAGGCGAATAGTAAAGTCGCCTGAGCCAAGCACGTTTGTATCTAATGTACCCAACGTGCCGTTGGTTACCGGCGTCGTCGGGTTGGTTATCGTCGTCCATGACGAAGGCGATGCGCCGGCACCGTATTCGAGTTTGTAGTTTGCAAAGTTGGTATCCGATGCCGTGCCGGTAATGGTTATCAAGCCGCTAACAATCGCGTCGTTGGCCGGTGCTGTAATCATTGCCGTTGGACTCGTGCGATCGACTCTTATTGTCCTCGTAGCCGAGGCGGTCTGGTTGCCCGCGTTATCTACTGCGACAACCTGCCAGGTATGACTGCCATCTGCCAAGCTGGTCGCTGTTACCGTTGAAAGCGTTGCGCCTGAAACTGTCTGATCGTTAGCTCCATCTATCTTGATGACGTAGTTCGCGATGCCGCTTGATGTGTCGGTTGCCGCAGTCCAGATAAGCGTTGGTTTCTGGTTCATCGTCCAGGAATTATCTGCCGGAGTTGAAAGCGTCGTGGCCCCTGGCGCTACCGTATCGACTTTTACCGCTTGGTTTTTCGCTGTTTCAGCATTATTCAAAGCATCTTTCGAATAGAAGTAGAGCGTATGGTTTCCTTGTTGTGCCGCAAACGGGATGGTATATGTCGTCCACGCGCCGCCGGTACTATCCCATTGGTAATAGGTCGTGCCGGGTTTAGACGAGGTAAGCGTTATTGTCGTTGCCGATTTGAACCAGCCATTCGCACCGTCAGCTGCCGCCGGTGATGTAGTTATTGTCGTTGCAGGTACACCATT
The Candidatus Aquicultor sp. genome window above contains:
- a CDS encoding Ig-like domain-containing protein — protein: YYYSVDTAANTEANKNLAIKVDTAAPATFTLSSPADNSWTTNQKPTLIWTAATDTSSGIANYVIKIDGANDQTVSGATLSTVTATTLTEASHTWQIIAIDNAGNQTSSLTRTVKVDLANPIATISAPANNATVNGLVTITGTASDTNFANYKLEYGAGASPSSWTTITNPTTPVTNGTLGAWDTIGLNGDYTIRLTVNDNAVKSTTATILVHLDNGVPATTITTSPAAADGANGWFKSATTITLTSSKPGTTYYQWDSTGGAWTTYTIPFAAQQGNHTLYFYSKDALNNAETAKNQAVKVDTVAPGATTLSTPADNSWTMNQKPTLIWTAATDTSSGIANYVIKIDGANDQTVSGATLSTVTATSLADGSHTWQVVAVDNAGNQTASATRTIRVDRTSPTAMITAPANDAIVSGLITITGTASDTNFANYKLEYGAGASPSSWTTITNPTTPVTNGTLGTLDTNVLGSGDFTIRLTSTDSAANTATMSILIHIDTVPPTTTLSTSPITPDGTNGWFKSATTITLTSSEPGTTYYQWDGTGGAWTTYTGALAAQQGNHTLYYYSVDTAANTEANKNLAIKVDT